A part of Brassica rapa cultivar Chiifu-401-42 chromosome A05, CAAS_Brap_v3.01, whole genome shotgun sequence genomic DNA contains:
- the LOC103866802 gene encoding beta-glucosidase 29 isoform X4, whose amino-acid sequence MISFLELQRRPFRPKVQLVKVGNPQLFGITSATLFQDDIKLLKELNMDSFRFSISWARLIPSGKVEDGVNKEGLQFYNALIDELLAHGIRPSVTLYHWDHPQALEDEYGGFLSPQIIEDFRNFARVCFENFGDKVKLWTTINEPSVISIAGYDTGNKAVGRCSKWVNNKCQAGDSATEPYIVSHHLLLSHAAAVQEFRKCNKTSKDGKIGIVISPPWLEPYDFTSSADKHAVERGLTVEIDWHLDPVVYGDYPKIMKKHAGSRLPSFTAEQSKMLRNSYDFIGINYYTARFVAHRPHIDPALRRFRTDHQFERKEKNHSNHLIGPGENRGVLYYSYPEGFRRLLNYVKDKYNNPIVYIKENGINDYDDGTKSRDEILNDTFRISYHTDHLQQLHKAIIDDGCDVRGYYTWSLLDNFEWEHGYSTRFGLYYIDRENDLKRYPKDSVHWFKQFLNIPVLKGEQTENEEGWKEENNNKTLDDSEGFETSIDSIINLMTNTSRIEEEGKDICAFENPNDQLGFLLGPQSYLEL is encoded by the exons ACCGAAGGTGCAACTAGTGAAGGTGGGAAATCCCCAACTATTTGGGATTACTTCAGCCACACTTTTCCAg GATGACATCAAATTGCTGAAAGAGCTAAATATGGACTCTTTCAGATTTTCAATTTCGTGGGCTAGGTTAATACCCA GTGGAAAGGTAGAGGATGGAGTAAATAAAGAAGGTTTACAGTTCTATAACGCTCTCATCGACGAACTTCTTGCTCATG GGATTCGACCTTCGGTGACTCTCTATCACTGGGACCATCCTCAAGCTCTCGAGGACGAGTATGGTGGTTTCTTAAGCCCTCAAATAAT AGAAGATTTTCGAAATTTTGCAAGAGTTTGTTTTGAAAACTTCGGAGATAAAGTTAAGTTGTGGACAACTATAAATGAACCATCCGTTATAAGTATTGCGGGGTATGACACGGGCAACAAAGCAGTTGGAAGGTGCTCGAAATGGGTGAATAATAAGTGTCAAGCCGGTGACTCGGCAACCGAGCCTTACATTGTAtcacatcatcttcttctttctcatgCAGCGGCAGTACAAGAGTTCCGAAAATGTAACAAG ACTTCAAAAGATGGTAAGATTGGGATTGTGATATCGCCTCCGTGGCTTGAACCTTACGACTTCACTTCATCTGCCGACAAACATGCTGTTGAACGAGGCCTTACCGTAGAAATAGATTG GCATCTAGATCCGGTAGTTTACGGCGATTATccaaaaatcatgaaaaaacACGCCGGTAGTAGATTACCTTCTTTCACAGCAGAACAGTCAAAGATGTTAAGAAATTCATATGACTTCATTGGAATAAACTATTACACTGCACGCTTCGTCGCTCATCGTCCTCACATTGACCCTGCACTGCGTCGATTTAGGACTGATCATCAATTTGAGAGGAAAG aaaaaaatcatagtAACCACCTAATTGGACCAGGG GAAAATCGAGGCGTACTCTACTACTCGTACCCAGAAGGTTTTCGAAGACTTCTAAACTACGTTAAAGATAAATACAATAATCCTATCGTCTATATAAAAGAGAACG GAATCAATGACTACGATGATGGTACAAAATCACGAGATGAGATTCTCAACGATACATTTAGGATAAGCTATCATACGGACCACCTTCAACAACTCCATAAAGCTATAAT AGATGATGGATGTGACGTCAGAGGATATTACACGTGGTCGTTACTGGACAACTTTGAATGGGAGCATGGATACTCTACTAGATTCGGTCTTTACTACATTGACCGCGAAAACGATCTTAAACGGTATCCTAAAGATTCCGTCCACTGGTTCAAACAGTTTCTCAATATACCGGTGCTAAAAGGTGAACAAACAGAGAATGAAGAAGGTTGGAAGGAAGAAAATAATAACAAGACTTTGGATGATTCAGAAGGTTTTGAGACATCGATTGATTCTATTATAAATCTCATGACAAACACATCGAGAATAGAAGAAGAGGGAAAAGATATCTGCGCTTTTGAGAATCCTAATGATCAGCTCGGTTTCTTGTTGGGGCCGCAAAGTTATTTGGAACTCTAG
- the LOC103866802 gene encoding beta-glucosidase 29 isoform X1 — translation MKLPFLILLLIATWFTKNVISPSPESRLLDRSDFPDDFIFGTATSAFQTEGATSEGGKSPTIWDYFSHTFPERTNMQNADVAVDFYHRYKDDIKLLKELNMDSFRFSISWARLIPSGKVEDGVNKEGLQFYNALIDELLAHGIRPSVTLYHWDHPQALEDEYGGFLSPQIIEDFRNFARVCFENFGDKVKLWTTINEPSVISIAGYDTGNKAVGRCSKWVNNKCQAGDSATEPYIVSHHLLLSHAAAVQEFRKCNKTSKDGKIGIVISPPWLEPYDFTSSADKHAVERGLTVEIDWHLDPVVYGDYPKIMKKHAGSRLPSFTAEQSKMLRNSYDFIGINYYTARFVAHRPHIDPALRRFRTDHQFERKEKNHSNHLIGPGENRGVLYYSYPEGFRRLLNYVKDKYNNPIVYIKENGINDYDDGTKSRDEILNDTFRISYHTDHLQQLHKAIIDDGCDVRGYYTWSLLDNFEWEHGYSTRFGLYYIDRENDLKRYPKDSVHWFKQFLNIPVLKGEQTENEEGWKEENNNKTLDDSEGFETSIDSIINLMTNTSRIEEEGKDICAFENPNDQLGFLLGPQSYLEL, via the exons ACCGAAGGTGCAACTAGTGAAGGTGGGAAATCCCCAACTATTTGGGATTACTTCAGCCACACTTTTCCAg AAAGAACAAATATGCAGAATGCAGATGTGGCAGTCGATTTTTATCATCGTTATAAg GATGACATCAAATTGCTGAAAGAGCTAAATATGGACTCTTTCAGATTTTCAATTTCGTGGGCTAGGTTAATACCCA GTGGAAAGGTAGAGGATGGAGTAAATAAAGAAGGTTTACAGTTCTATAACGCTCTCATCGACGAACTTCTTGCTCATG GGATTCGACCTTCGGTGACTCTCTATCACTGGGACCATCCTCAAGCTCTCGAGGACGAGTATGGTGGTTTCTTAAGCCCTCAAATAAT AGAAGATTTTCGAAATTTTGCAAGAGTTTGTTTTGAAAACTTCGGAGATAAAGTTAAGTTGTGGACAACTATAAATGAACCATCCGTTATAAGTATTGCGGGGTATGACACGGGCAACAAAGCAGTTGGAAGGTGCTCGAAATGGGTGAATAATAAGTGTCAAGCCGGTGACTCGGCAACCGAGCCTTACATTGTAtcacatcatcttcttctttctcatgCAGCGGCAGTACAAGAGTTCCGAAAATGTAACAAG ACTTCAAAAGATGGTAAGATTGGGATTGTGATATCGCCTCCGTGGCTTGAACCTTACGACTTCACTTCATCTGCCGACAAACATGCTGTTGAACGAGGCCTTACCGTAGAAATAGATTG GCATCTAGATCCGGTAGTTTACGGCGATTATccaaaaatcatgaaaaaacACGCCGGTAGTAGATTACCTTCTTTCACAGCAGAACAGTCAAAGATGTTAAGAAATTCATATGACTTCATTGGAATAAACTATTACACTGCACGCTTCGTCGCTCATCGTCCTCACATTGACCCTGCACTGCGTCGATTTAGGACTGATCATCAATTTGAGAGGAAAG aaaaaaatcatagtAACCACCTAATTGGACCAGGG GAAAATCGAGGCGTACTCTACTACTCGTACCCAGAAGGTTTTCGAAGACTTCTAAACTACGTTAAAGATAAATACAATAATCCTATCGTCTATATAAAAGAGAACG GAATCAATGACTACGATGATGGTACAAAATCACGAGATGAGATTCTCAACGATACATTTAGGATAAGCTATCATACGGACCACCTTCAACAACTCCATAAAGCTATAAT AGATGATGGATGTGACGTCAGAGGATATTACACGTGGTCGTTACTGGACAACTTTGAATGGGAGCATGGATACTCTACTAGATTCGGTCTTTACTACATTGACCGCGAAAACGATCTTAAACGGTATCCTAAAGATTCCGTCCACTGGTTCAAACAGTTTCTCAATATACCGGTGCTAAAAGGTGAACAAACAGAGAATGAAGAAGGTTGGAAGGAAGAAAATAATAACAAGACTTTGGATGATTCAGAAGGTTTTGAGACATCGATTGATTCTATTATAAATCTCATGACAAACACATCGAGAATAGAAGAAGAGGGAAAAGATATCTGCGCTTTTGAGAATCCTAATGATCAGCTCGGTTTCTTGTTGGGGCCGCAAAGTTATTTGGAACTCTAG
- the LOC103866802 gene encoding beta-glucosidase 29 isoform X2, protein MKLPFLILLLIATWFTKNVISPSPESRLLDRSDFPDDFIFGTATSAFQTEGATSEGGKSPTIWDYFSHTFPERTNMQNADVAVDFYHRYKDDIKLLKELNMDSFRFSISWARLIPSGKVEDGVNKEGLQFYNALIDELLAHGIRPSVTLYHWDHPQALEDEYGGFLSPQIIVCFENFGDKVKLWTTINEPSVISIAGYDTGNKAVGRCSKWVNNKCQAGDSATEPYIVSHHLLLSHAAAVQEFRKCNKTSKDGKIGIVISPPWLEPYDFTSSADKHAVERGLTVEIDWHLDPVVYGDYPKIMKKHAGSRLPSFTAEQSKMLRNSYDFIGINYYTARFVAHRPHIDPALRRFRTDHQFERKEKNHSNHLIGPGENRGVLYYSYPEGFRRLLNYVKDKYNNPIVYIKENGINDYDDGTKSRDEILNDTFRISYHTDHLQQLHKAIIDDGCDVRGYYTWSLLDNFEWEHGYSTRFGLYYIDRENDLKRYPKDSVHWFKQFLNIPVLKGEQTENEEGWKEENNNKTLDDSEGFETSIDSIINLMTNTSRIEEEGKDICAFENPNDQLGFLLGPQSYLEL, encoded by the exons ACCGAAGGTGCAACTAGTGAAGGTGGGAAATCCCCAACTATTTGGGATTACTTCAGCCACACTTTTCCAg AAAGAACAAATATGCAGAATGCAGATGTGGCAGTCGATTTTTATCATCGTTATAAg GATGACATCAAATTGCTGAAAGAGCTAAATATGGACTCTTTCAGATTTTCAATTTCGTGGGCTAGGTTAATACCCA GTGGAAAGGTAGAGGATGGAGTAAATAAAGAAGGTTTACAGTTCTATAACGCTCTCATCGACGAACTTCTTGCTCATG GGATTCGACCTTCGGTGACTCTCTATCACTGGGACCATCCTCAAGCTCTCGAGGACGAGTATGGTGGTTTCTTAAGCCCTCAAATAAT AGTTTGTTTTGAAAACTTCGGAGATAAAGTTAAGTTGTGGACAACTATAAATGAACCATCCGTTATAAGTATTGCGGGGTATGACACGGGCAACAAAGCAGTTGGAAGGTGCTCGAAATGGGTGAATAATAAGTGTCAAGCCGGTGACTCGGCAACCGAGCCTTACATTGTAtcacatcatcttcttctttctcatgCAGCGGCAGTACAAGAGTTCCGAAAATGTAACAAG ACTTCAAAAGATGGTAAGATTGGGATTGTGATATCGCCTCCGTGGCTTGAACCTTACGACTTCACTTCATCTGCCGACAAACATGCTGTTGAACGAGGCCTTACCGTAGAAATAGATTG GCATCTAGATCCGGTAGTTTACGGCGATTATccaaaaatcatgaaaaaacACGCCGGTAGTAGATTACCTTCTTTCACAGCAGAACAGTCAAAGATGTTAAGAAATTCATATGACTTCATTGGAATAAACTATTACACTGCACGCTTCGTCGCTCATCGTCCTCACATTGACCCTGCACTGCGTCGATTTAGGACTGATCATCAATTTGAGAGGAAAG aaaaaaatcatagtAACCACCTAATTGGACCAGGG GAAAATCGAGGCGTACTCTACTACTCGTACCCAGAAGGTTTTCGAAGACTTCTAAACTACGTTAAAGATAAATACAATAATCCTATCGTCTATATAAAAGAGAACG GAATCAATGACTACGATGATGGTACAAAATCACGAGATGAGATTCTCAACGATACATTTAGGATAAGCTATCATACGGACCACCTTCAACAACTCCATAAAGCTATAAT AGATGATGGATGTGACGTCAGAGGATATTACACGTGGTCGTTACTGGACAACTTTGAATGGGAGCATGGATACTCTACTAGATTCGGTCTTTACTACATTGACCGCGAAAACGATCTTAAACGGTATCCTAAAGATTCCGTCCACTGGTTCAAACAGTTTCTCAATATACCGGTGCTAAAAGGTGAACAAACAGAGAATGAAGAAGGTTGGAAGGAAGAAAATAATAACAAGACTTTGGATGATTCAGAAGGTTTTGAGACATCGATTGATTCTATTATAAATCTCATGACAAACACATCGAGAATAGAAGAAGAGGGAAAAGATATCTGCGCTTTTGAGAATCCTAATGATCAGCTCGGTTTCTTGTTGGGGCCGCAAAGTTATTTGGAACTCTAG
- the LOC103866802 gene encoding beta-glucosidase 29 isoform X3, which translates to MKLPFLILLLIATWFTKNVISPSPESRLLDRSDFPDDFIFGTATSAFQTEGATSEGGKSPTIWDYFSHTFPGGKVEDGVNKEGLQFYNALIDELLAHGIRPSVTLYHWDHPQALEDEYGGFLSPQIIEDFRNFARVCFENFGDKVKLWTTINEPSVISIAGYDTGNKAVGRCSKWVNNKCQAGDSATEPYIVSHHLLLSHAAAVQEFRKCNKTSKDGKIGIVISPPWLEPYDFTSSADKHAVERGLTVEIDWHLDPVVYGDYPKIMKKHAGSRLPSFTAEQSKMLRNSYDFIGINYYTARFVAHRPHIDPALRRFRTDHQFERKEKNHSNHLIGPGENRGVLYYSYPEGFRRLLNYVKDKYNNPIVYIKENGINDYDDGTKSRDEILNDTFRISYHTDHLQQLHKAIIDDGCDVRGYYTWSLLDNFEWEHGYSTRFGLYYIDRENDLKRYPKDSVHWFKQFLNIPVLKGEQTENEEGWKEENNNKTLDDSEGFETSIDSIINLMTNTSRIEEEGKDICAFENPNDQLGFLLGPQSYLEL; encoded by the exons ACCGAAGGTGCAACTAGTGAAGGTGGGAAATCCCCAACTATTTGGGATTACTTCAGCCACACTTTTCCAg GTGGAAAGGTAGAGGATGGAGTAAATAAAGAAGGTTTACAGTTCTATAACGCTCTCATCGACGAACTTCTTGCTCATG GGATTCGACCTTCGGTGACTCTCTATCACTGGGACCATCCTCAAGCTCTCGAGGACGAGTATGGTGGTTTCTTAAGCCCTCAAATAAT AGAAGATTTTCGAAATTTTGCAAGAGTTTGTTTTGAAAACTTCGGAGATAAAGTTAAGTTGTGGACAACTATAAATGAACCATCCGTTATAAGTATTGCGGGGTATGACACGGGCAACAAAGCAGTTGGAAGGTGCTCGAAATGGGTGAATAATAAGTGTCAAGCCGGTGACTCGGCAACCGAGCCTTACATTGTAtcacatcatcttcttctttctcatgCAGCGGCAGTACAAGAGTTCCGAAAATGTAACAAG ACTTCAAAAGATGGTAAGATTGGGATTGTGATATCGCCTCCGTGGCTTGAACCTTACGACTTCACTTCATCTGCCGACAAACATGCTGTTGAACGAGGCCTTACCGTAGAAATAGATTG GCATCTAGATCCGGTAGTTTACGGCGATTATccaaaaatcatgaaaaaacACGCCGGTAGTAGATTACCTTCTTTCACAGCAGAACAGTCAAAGATGTTAAGAAATTCATATGACTTCATTGGAATAAACTATTACACTGCACGCTTCGTCGCTCATCGTCCTCACATTGACCCTGCACTGCGTCGATTTAGGACTGATCATCAATTTGAGAGGAAAG aaaaaaatcatagtAACCACCTAATTGGACCAGGG GAAAATCGAGGCGTACTCTACTACTCGTACCCAGAAGGTTTTCGAAGACTTCTAAACTACGTTAAAGATAAATACAATAATCCTATCGTCTATATAAAAGAGAACG GAATCAATGACTACGATGATGGTACAAAATCACGAGATGAGATTCTCAACGATACATTTAGGATAAGCTATCATACGGACCACCTTCAACAACTCCATAAAGCTATAAT AGATGATGGATGTGACGTCAGAGGATATTACACGTGGTCGTTACTGGACAACTTTGAATGGGAGCATGGATACTCTACTAGATTCGGTCTTTACTACATTGACCGCGAAAACGATCTTAAACGGTATCCTAAAGATTCCGTCCACTGGTTCAAACAGTTTCTCAATATACCGGTGCTAAAAGGTGAACAAACAGAGAATGAAGAAGGTTGGAAGGAAGAAAATAATAACAAGACTTTGGATGATTCAGAAGGTTTTGAGACATCGATTGATTCTATTATAAATCTCATGACAAACACATCGAGAATAGAAGAAGAGGGAAAAGATATCTGCGCTTTTGAGAATCCTAATGATCAGCTCGGTTTCTTGTTGGGGCCGCAAAGTTATTTGGAACTCTAG